Proteins co-encoded in one Acanthopagrus latus isolate v.2019 chromosome 10, fAcaLat1.1, whole genome shotgun sequence genomic window:
- the si:ch73-335l21.1 gene encoding insulin receptor substrate 1-B, with protein sequence MESQAGEHQSCEDVRKSGYLRKQKSMHRRYFVLRAASERGPARLEYYESEKKFRGKAPIPKKALALETCFNINKRADSKNKHMIVLYTRAESFAIAAENEADQDEWYQAMVELQCKSKNLTDSGATGDYGVPNPGPAFKEVWQVKVWPKGLGQAKNLVGIYRLCLTDKTVNFVKLNSDAAAVVLQLMNVRRCGHSENFFFVEVGRSAVTGPGEFWMQVDDSVVAQNMHETLLEAMKALSEEFRQRSKSQSNSGPGGGATASNPISVPSRRHHPNPPPSQVGFTRRPRTEPPGGTNSGAGISSASASPTPRHSFPRSRTASDGGKVDEGMAGSTSLQGVSSSPSTNGSCSTTPILRSKSARSAPTTAAKTPLGLMRSISTPAPSPAPSLSSSSGHGSEFGGVTSSTSAGPSGAYSRVPSHHASVSGSPSDYGSSDEYGSSPGDHTLLPSPSLPGSSVGSTGSQSLGEEGANYILMGQRSSGGGGGGGGSSNQGGLTSSSLPAPGTPGCSSQPQTRRVLRRSSSRECEAERRLLSKRASLPPMALERLAPRQRRAEEPADEDSADYAIMSRSTSRESFSSTSSSTQRESVMGPGSAGVGGGYLDVAGEFKGEGGGGASGNVDLGVDNGYMSMLPGVTQPPVTRSQSMAVSVPDSDSKTADDYMAMTPNNSVSPPQQIRPPPASDGYMIMSPNSSCSPDQRGGLSGGAWVGSGSADSRAGSDYMNMSPISARSVNGSPPPPEHTSHLENISQQQAPKMVYSYYSLPRSYKHNPSAGHFDDGPGRGRRPNGSCNRGIGGGRTMGGRQEQPATGNSMIGRHLSLSSSSYSSSSASSESLGESEDRATQAAGTVAGGAQSKDGSKLQQRRGSGGLSKQGNHTRSRPVSLFVDVSKANTLPRVRENPLPPEPKSPGEYVSIEFKGEKSSQTGVAGGRGRGLRHGLSLPHSSSSKHTQHRPTSCLGNFIPLSRSPSAPITPPAASEYVNMDLGPSPSPSPLSLTPLVFPTFHTPPTPPTLAHAPKACDEGTTCPREEAVEVAEVPLRKSRESVPSVSESESPTSCGDYTEMAFSLNSNTVPRSSSSVSTKAPSPTRTDPSAPVLSRGLDFPLAKPGPNPDHGAKVIRADPQGRRRHCSETFLASPSLPTSTSTSSSSTASLFPEHAQAVARRLGFDSMLWGNGSVTDNPAQFALPGQQSLPTNTSSTEQGLNYIDLDLANKESPHLGLEGPSSSQATSRLFSVLGGGSGVGGVSAAVGNSSSSSSLNTYASIDFYKSEELRTHQNGNKEGTEC encoded by the exons ATGGAGAGCCAAGCCGGCGAGCACCAGAGCTGCGAGGACGTGCGCAAGAGCGGCTACCTCCGCAAGCAGAAGTCCATGCACCGGCGGTACTTCGTGCTCCGCGCCGCCTCGGAGCGCGGCCCGGCCCGCCTGGAGTACTACGAGAGCGAGAAGAAATTCCGCGGCAAGGCCCCCATCCCGAAGAAAGCCCTGGCGCTGGAGACGTGCTTCAACATCAACAAGCGGGCCGACTCCAAGAACAAGCACATGATCGTGCTGTACACCCGGGCCGAGAGCTTCGCCATCGCCGCGGAGAACGAGGCGGACCAGGACGAGTGGTACCAGGCCATGGTGGAGCTGCAGTGCAAaa GTAAGAACCTAACAGACAGCGGGGCTACGGGAGACTATGGAGTGCCAAATCCTGGACCTGCATTCAAAGAGGTGTGGCAGGTGAAGGTGTGGCCCAAAGGCCTGGGTCAAGCCAAGAACTTGGTGGGCATCTACCGCCTTTGCCTGACTGACAAGACAGTCAACTTCGTCAAGCTCAactctgatgctgctgctgtggtgctgcagctgatgaatgTCCGACGTTGTGGCCATTCAGAGAACTTCTTCTTCGTCGAGGTGGGACGCTCTGCCGTGACAGGCCCGGGCGAGTTCTGGATGCAG GTGGATGATTCGGTGGTGGCCCAGAACATGCATGAAACCTTGCTGGAGGCCATGAAGGCACTGAGCGAGGAGTTCCGCCAGCGCAGCAAGTCTCAGTCAAACTCTGGCCCCGGAGGTGGTGCTACTGCTTCTAACCCCATCAGTGTTCCCTCACGCCGCCATCACCCAAACCCACCTCCCAGCCAGGTTGGCTTCACCCGCCGGCCCCGAACTGAGCCCCCTGGTGGTACTAACAGTGGAGCAGGGATCAGCAGTGCCAGTGCCTCTCCCACGCCTCGCCATAGCTTCCCAAGGTCTCGCACTGCCAGTGATGGGGGGAAGGTTGATGAAGGGATGGCAGGGTCTACATCGCTCCAAGGGGTGAGCTCCAGCCCCTCTACCAATGGCTCCTGCTCAACAACCCCAATCCTCAGGTCGAAATCGGCTCGTTCAGCCCCCACCACAGCTGCTAAAACTCCTCTTGGGTTGATGCGCTCAATCTCCACCCCAGCGCCCTCGCCAGCTCCAAGCCTCTCCTCTAGCTCTGGGCATGGCTCTGAGTTTGGAGGTGTAACATCCTCGACTAGTGCTGGTCCTTCTGGTGCTTACAGTCGTGTCCCCTCCCATCACGCTTCTGTCTCGGGCTCACCCAGTGACTATGGCTCCTCAGATGAGTATGGATCTAGTCCCGGTGATCACACGCTCCTCCCCTCTCCAAGCCTCCCTGGAAGCTCTGTTGGTAGCACTGGCAGCCAGTCTCTTGGCGAGGAAGGAGCAAACTATATCCTAATGGGCCAACGTAGtagtggtggtggcggtggtggtggtggcagcagtAATCAAGGGGGCTTGACATCCAGCTCCCTGCCAGCACCGGGAACACCAGGCTGTAGCTCCCAACCCCAGACTAGGAGAGTGCTGCGGCGCTCCTCCAGCCGCGAATGTGAAGCTGAACGCAGGTTGCTGAGCAAGCGGGCTTCATTACCTCCCATGGCTCTGGAGAGGCTGGCCCCACGACAGCGCAGAGCTGAGGAGCCAGCTGATGAAGATTCAGCCGATTACGCAATAATGTCAAGGAGCACCAGCCGCGAGTCCTTTAGTTCCACCTCTTCTTCTACACAGAGGGAATCTGTCATGGGTCCTGGGTCAGCAGGGGTGGGAGGAGGGTACTTAGATGTTGCGGGTGAGTTTAAGGGTGAAGGGGGTGGAGGAGCAAGTGGTAATGTAGATTTAGGTGTGGACAATGGGTACATGTCCATGCTTCCTGGGGTCACTCAGCCTCCAGTAACCCGGTCCCAGTCAATGGCTGTCTCTGTCCCAGACTCTGATTCCAAAACTGCTGATGATTACATGGCCATGACCCCCAACAATAGCGTATCCCCTCCACAACAGATTCGccctccaccagcttctgatGGCTATATGATAATGTCCCCCAATAGCAGCTGCTCACCTGACCAGCGTGGAGGTCTCTCTGGAGGGGCTTGGGTGGGCAGCGGCAGTGCAGACAGCAGGGCAGGAAGTGACTATATGAACATGTCTCCAATCAGTGCACGTTCTGTAAATGgcagccccccaccccctgaGCACACCAGTCATTTGGAGAACATTTCTCAACAGCAAGCCCCGAAGATGGTGTATTCTTACTATTCACTTCCCAGGTCTTACAAACACAACCCATCTGCTGGACACTTTGATGATGGACCAGGACGAGGCAGAAGACCCAATGGGAGTTGTAATAGGGGCATTGGTGGAGGTAGGACTATGGGAGGGCGTCAAGAGCAACCGGCAACAGGCAATTCAATGATTGGACGTCACctgtcactctcctcctcctcatactCATCCAGCTCAGCTAGCAGTGAGAGCCTCGGAGAGAGTGAGGACCGAGCTACCCAGGCAGCAGGCACTGTGGCTGGGGGGGCTCAGTCCAAAGATGGGAGTAAGCTCCAACAGAGACGGGGCTCTGGTGGGTTGTCCAAGCAGGGTAACCATACTAGAAGTAGACCGGTGAGCCTGTTTGTTGATGTATCCAAGGCTAACACCCTTCCCAGGGTCCGTGAGAACCCTCTGCCGCCAGAACCTAAAAGCCCTGGGGAGTATGTTAGCATTGAATTTAAAGGCGAAAAGAGCAGCCAGACTGGGGTTGCAGGAGGGCGTGGTAGAGGTCTCAGGCATGGCTTATCATTGCCTCATAGCTCAAGCAGCAAGCATACTCAACACAGACCAACTTCTTGCTTAGGGAACTTTATCCCCCTCTCCCGTAGCCCCTCTGCCCCTATCACTCCCCCAGCTGCCTCTGAGTATGTCAACATGGACTTGGGCCCTTCTCCGTCCCCCTCACCCCTCTCCCTTACTCCTCTAGTTTTCCCCACTTTCCACACCCCTCCCACACCTCCAACTCTTGCTCATGCCCCCAAAGCATGCGATGAGGGTACTACCTGCCCTCGTGAAGAGGCGGTCGAAGTGGCTGAGGTCCCACTTCGAAAAAGCAGAGAAAGTGTCCCATCAGTGAGCGAGTCTGAGTCACCAACATCCTGTGGAGACTACACGGAGATGGCCTTCAGCTTGAATAGCAACACCGTCCCTAGGTCATCATCCAGTGTCTCCACCAAAGCCCCTTCCCCCACCAGGACTGATCCTTCTGCTCCAGTGCTGTCACGGGGTCTAGACTTCCCCCTAGCCAAACCAGGACCCAACCCAGACCATGGGGCTAAAGTTATCCGGGCAGACCCCCAAGGACGCAGGCGCCACTGCTCAGAAACCTTCCTTGCCTCACCTTCCCTCCCCACCTCGACCTctacttcctcttcttctactgcCTCCCTCTTTCCAGAACACGCCCAAGCTGTAGCCCGCCGGCTAGGCTTTGACAGCATGCTGTGGGGGAATGGTTCTGTGACTGATAACCCAGCTCAGTTCGCCCTCCCTGGACAGCAGTCCCTCCCAACAAACACTTCGTCCACGGAGCAAGGCCTTAACTACATAGACTTAGACTTGGCCAACAAAGAAAGCCCCCATTTGGGTCTGGAAGGACCCTCAAGTAGCCAGGCCACGTCTCGTCTCTTCTCTGTACTGGGTGGAGGTTCAGGGGTCGGGGGAGTGAGCGCGGCAGTTGGCAACAGCAGTAGCAGTTCCAGCCTCAACACTTACGCCAGCATCGACTTCTACAAATCAGAGGAGCTCCGGACACATCAGAATGGAAACAAGGAGGGAACAG